A region from the Gemmatimonadaceae bacterium genome encodes:
- a CDS encoding TonB-dependent receptor: protein MMRPRVGVLVAAAACAVLPVGAWAQVPITGQVVVMPGGKPLAGVEVHLKAINRMVKTDSSGIFLMDSVPKGRYLVEAHKPGFRPFSSYFNVMSASDPEYRIELSPAPAMVAGVVTTADAVTARMASFEERRAKKVNGGRFLVAKDFEGQVGRPLADVLARIPGVTILRGTAMPGAAYLGNNRGMDTMKPDLLPKIGPGDVARGANAGACYAAVVLNGVVMYDGQGQQNLFDINSIPPQDVLGMEYYAGQASIPVQWSTMSPTCGLLAIWTKN from the coding sequence ATGATGCGACCTCGCGTTGGGGTGCTCGTGGCGGCTGCCGCCTGTGCCGTGCTGCCGGTTGGGGCATGGGCGCAGGTGCCGATTACCGGACAGGTGGTGGTGATGCCGGGCGGCAAGCCGCTCGCCGGCGTCGAGGTGCACCTCAAGGCGATCAACCGCATGGTGAAGACCGACAGCAGCGGCATCTTCCTCATGGATAGTGTGCCCAAGGGGCGCTATCTCGTTGAAGCGCATAAGCCTGGCTTCCGCCCCTTTTCGAGCTACTTCAACGTGATGTCGGCGAGCGATCCGGAGTATCGGATTGAACTCTCGCCGGCGCCGGCGATGGTGGCGGGGGTCGTTACCACCGCCGATGCCGTGACGGCCCGCATGGCGAGCTTCGAAGAACGTCGCGCCAAGAAGGTGAACGGCGGGCGCTTTCTGGTGGCCAAAGACTTCGAGGGCCAGGTCGGTCGGCCCCTCGCCGATGTCCTCGCGCGCATCCCCGGGGTGACCATCCTGCGGGGCACCGCGATGCCCGGTGCCGCCTACCTGGGCAACAACCGCGGCATGGACACGATGAAGCCGGACCTGCTCCCCAAGATCGGCCCCGGGGATGTGGCACGCGGCGCCAATGCCGGTGCCTGCTACGCCGCCGTGGTACTCAATGGGGTGGTGATGTACGACGGCCAGGGACAGCAGAATCTGTTCGACATCAACTCCATTCCCCCGCAGGACGTGCTCGGCATGGAGTACTACGCCGGGCAGGCGTCGATTCCGGTGCAGTGGAGCACGATGTCGCCGACCTGCGGACTGCTCGCGATCTGGACCAAGAACTGA
- a CDS encoding amidohydrolase, whose translation MATLPADADLRGVPDAVLAQFSDALTGELLALRRELHQHPELAFAEQRTAETLVRALAPAQPVSIERVAGTGVVARLRGTDPFAPVVALRGDIDALPIQEATGLAFASVHPGVMHACGHDVHASWAVGAARLLAAHPATGDVLIVLQPAEEIGEGANAMLASGALHDVRAIFGAHVDRRFPVGQVVAQAGSLAAAADTFRITLHGRGAHGARPHEARDPVLGAGLLIAALQSVVARRVNPSTPAVLTVATMTAGTAPNVIPESATIGGTLRSTDPVTRTLLADELTRIANGIAAAHDLSADIHIEWGTPPIVNPEQPASWARQAAISLVGAEQVVPLGITNMGGEDFACYLEQIPGAFLRIGAREPGGEPTPAHTPHFVAADGCLLVGAAVLAETARVASAALAAAH comes from the coding sequence ATGGCTACGCTTCCTGCTGATGCCGATCTGCGCGGCGTCCCCGACGCGGTGCTGGCACAGTTCTCCGACGCCCTCACCGGCGAGCTGCTGGCACTCCGCCGGGAGCTGCATCAGCACCCGGAACTCGCCTTCGCCGAGCAGCGGACTGCCGAAACACTCGTCCGCGCGCTCGCGCCGGCGCAGCCGGTGTCCATCGAGCGCGTGGCCGGTACCGGCGTGGTCGCGCGCCTTCGCGGCACCGACCCCTTCGCGCCGGTCGTGGCCCTGCGCGGCGACATCGATGCGCTGCCGATTCAGGAAGCGACCGGGTTGGCCTTCGCCTCGGTGCACCCGGGCGTCATGCACGCCTGCGGCCACGATGTGCACGCCTCGTGGGCAGTCGGGGCCGCGCGTCTCCTCGCGGCGCATCCGGCCACGGGTGATGTGCTCATCGTGCTCCAGCCCGCCGAGGAGATCGGGGAAGGGGCCAACGCCATGCTGGCATCGGGAGCGCTGCACGACGTGCGCGCGATTTTCGGGGCGCACGTCGATCGACGCTTTCCCGTGGGGCAGGTGGTGGCACAGGCCGGGTCGCTGGCCGCCGCCGCCGATACGTTCCGCATTACGCTGCACGGCCGCGGTGCACACGGCGCCCGACCGCATGAAGCGCGTGATCCGGTCCTCGGCGCCGGGCTCCTCATCGCGGCGCTGCAGAGTGTGGTCGCGCGTCGTGTGAACCCGTCAACGCCGGCCGTGCTCACCGTCGCCACGATGACGGCCGGCACAGCGCCCAACGTCATCCCCGAGTCGGCGACGATCGGTGGCACGCTGCGCTCCACCGATCCCGTCACCCGCACGCTGCTCGCCGATGAGCTCACGCGCATCGCGAACGGCATCGCCGCCGCGCATGACCTCTCGGCGGACATTCACATCGAATGGGGTACGCCGCCCATCGTGAACCCGGAGCAGCCCGCTTCTTGGGCCCGTCAGGCGGCGATCAGCCTCGTCGGCGCGGAGCAGGTCGTACCGCTCGGCATCACCAACATGGGCGGCGAAGATTTCGCCTGCTATCTGGAGCAGATCCCGGGGGCCTTTCTGCGCATCGGCGCGCGTGAGCCGGGCGGCGAGCCCACCCCCGCACACACCCCGCACTTTGTGGCGGCCGACGGCTGCCTCTTGGTGGGCGCCGCCGTACTCGCCGAAACCGCCCGCGTCGCCTCCGCCGCACTCGCCGCCGCCCACTAG